One Solanum lycopersicum chromosome 4, SLM_r2.1 DNA window includes the following coding sequences:
- the LOC101246414 gene encoding FRIGIDA-like protein 3: protein MAEMDLHMMISNVPSLIEQLGKALNDLESQENSSIDKGLIRDILGHFRNLEAAVVNKSLELEIREKAFKEQESDAHLLIVSREADIAAKEHKLWDQLQELKDAAVSAIVAARGDHQVESLEHTDAEDSKDIEVSSSLGITNAHHIGSEVKSSGSAADGASGKVEPRPELTQLCEQMDAKGLLHYIIERKKKMTSISEELSVALDGATEPGRLVLASLEFFYSNDESNSQDEKGKKAIHSLRQACLVCMEAIASLLAKAKPGADHLLYPEIKQQAMAIADEWKPKLATAGTDAANQASLETEAFLQLLTTFRIASEFDEEELCKLVLAVAHNRQGPELCRSLGLEHKMPGVIEALIHSERQIDAARFIHSFELSETFPLVPLLKGYLKDLRRNAQGKGGNSGNAEELAAVKAIVQCIRDYKLEAEYPLDPLLRRVAQLEKAISNDKDRSNDKKRLSGLGKHQQFKRPRVTGGTHGSIRHPNVLSIQPQSVLIERAAANNPSRLVPSVLVERAAPAGLLDKYAFLSTSYDYQPPSQATYPQQTYEQRSYYYPADEGIATSSYSAAPLSSSYASYSGGVLPTAAERINASSYGNYAGSGTPTAYQPYM, encoded by the exons ATGGCTGAAATGGATCTTCATATGATGATCAGTAACGTACCATCCCTTATTGAACAATTGGGGAAGGCATTAAATGATCTTGAATCTCAAGAAAATTCCTCCATAGATAAGGGTTTAATCAGGGATATTTTAGGACACTTCCGGAATCTGGAGGCTGCAGTAGTGAACAAATCCTTGGAACTGGAAATTAGAGAGAAGGCCTTTAAGGAACAAGAATCTGATGCTCATCTGCTGATTGTTTCACGAGAGGCAGATATTGCTGCTAAGGAACATAAGTTGTGGGATCAGTTGCAAGAACTTAAAGATGCTGCGGTGTCTGCAATTGTTGCAGCACGGGGAGATCATCAAGTGGAATCTCTTGAGCATACAGATGCAGAGGACAGCAAAGACATTGAGGTAAGCAGCTCTCTTGGCATAACAAATGCACATCATATTGGCTCAGAGGTAAAATCCTCTGGCAGTGCTGCTGATGGTGCTTCTGGCAAGGTCGAACCTCGACCAGAACTGACACAATTATGTGAGCAGATGGATGCAAAAGGGCTTCTGCATTATATtatagagagaaaaaagaaaatgacctCAATTTCTGAGGAACTCTCTGTTGCCCTTGATGGTGCAACTGAACCAGGCCGTTTGGTGCTGGCTTCACTTGAGTTCTTCTACTCTAATGATGAATCTAACTCTCAAGATGAGAAAGGCAAAAAAGCTATCCATAGCTTGCGCCAAGCCTGCCTTGTTTGTATGGAAGCGATAGCCTCCTTGTTGGCAAAGGCTAAACCAGGTGCTGATCACCTTCTGTACCCTGAAATTAAGCAGCAAGCCATGGCCATTGCTGATGAATGGAAGCCTAAGTTGGCTACTGCAGGCACTGATGCTGCCAATCAAGCTTCGTTGGAAACTGAGGCATTTTTGCAGCTCCTTACAACTTTTAGGATTGCTTCAGAGTTTGATGAAGAAGAGCTCTGCAAGCTTGTTCTTGCAGTGGCTCACAATAGGCAGGGACCTGAGCTCTGCCGTTCTCTTGGCTTAGAACACAAAATGCCAG GTGTCATTGAAGCATTGATTCATAGTGAGAGGCAGATCGATGCTGCTCGTTTTATTCATTCTTTCGAGCTGTCTGAAACATTTCCCCTTGTTCCGCTCCTGAAAGGCTATTTGAAGGACTTGAGACGAAACGCACAAGGGAAGGGAGGTAACTCAGGGAATGCAGAG GAACTTGCAGCTGTAAAGGCAATAGTACAATGCATTCGAGATTACAAGCTTGAAGCAGAATATCCACTTGATCCGCTGCTGAGAAGGGTTGCTCAGTTGGAGAAAGCCATTTCTAACGACAAAGACAGGTCTAATGATAAGAAAAGATTGTCTGGATTAGGTAAACACCAACAGTTCAAGAGACCTCGAGTAACTGGAGGAACGCATGGATCTATCAGACATCCTAACGTTCTTAGCATACAACCCCAATCTGTTTTAATTGAGAGAGCAGCTGCTAATAACCCAAGCAGACTTGTCCCCTCTGTTCTTGTTGAGAGAGCAGCTCCTGCAGGATTGCTCGATAAGTACGCTTTTCTCAGTACATCTTATGATTATCAACCTCCGAGCCAAGCCACATATCCCCAACAAACCTACGAGCAGAGATCATATTATTATCCTGCTGACGAGGGAATCGCTACAAGTTCTTATTCAGCTGCTCCCCTATCATCCAGTTATGCCAGTTATTCAGGCGGCGTATTGCCAACAGCAGCTGAGAGAATTAATGCAAGTTCTTATGGTAATTATGCAGGCAGCGGAACGCCAACAGCCTATCAACCCTACATGTAG
- the LOC101246125 gene encoding protein ASPARTIC PROTEASE IN GUARD CELL 2-like — protein MFLPFLALAILLIFSPTTIATTPSEIKNSTHEIFNVKESIAQLDTKPQTPFENQEEYHVDNEIEQESGNLKLKLNLIHRDKLQIPHFPYNNDKVFEGRISRDLKRVSSIIHRIENGGVNYRVKEFGSDLISGMDQGSGEYFVRVGVGSPPKNQYMVLDSGSDIVWVQCQPCTQCYHQSDPVFDPSLSVSFTGVSCGSSVCDRVENSGCHSGRCKYEVMYGDGSYTKGTMAIETLTFGHTMVKDVAIGCGHSNSGMFTAAAGLLGLGGGSMSLVGQLGGQTGGAFSYCLVSRGTDSTGSLEFGRGVLPVGAAWVPLIRNPLTPSFYYIGLSGLGVGGARVPISEDVFKITELGDGGVVMDTGTAVTRLPSEAYVAFREAFVAETASLPRAPAVSIFDTCYDLDGFVTVRVPTVSFFLSGGQILTLPARNFLIPVNDKGTFCFAFAPSPSKLSIIGNIQQEGIQISFDGANGFVGFGPNIC, from the coding sequence atgtttctcCCCTTTCTAGCCTTAGCAATTTTACTCATTTTCTCTCCTACCACCATAGCAACAACTCCAAGTGAAATCAAAAACTCAACTCATGAAATCTTCAATGTAAAAGAATCCATTGCTCAATTAGATacaaaaccccaaaccccatTTGAAAATCAAGAAGAATATCATGTTGATAATGAAATTGAACAAGAAAGTGGAAATTTGAAGCTCAAGCTCAACCTCATTCATAGAGACAAACTTCAAATTCCCCATTTTCCATATAACAATGACAAAGTATTTGAAGGCAGAATCAGTAGAGATTTGAAAAGGGTGTCTAGTATCATTCACAGAATTGAAAATGGTGGTGTTAATTACCGGGTCAAGGAATTCGGGTCGGATCTTATTTCGGGTATGGATCAAGGTAGTGGGGAATATTTTGTTAGGGTTGGTGTAGGTAGTCCACCTAAGAACCAATACATGGTTCTTGATTCTGGTAGTGATATTGTTTGGGTACAGTGTCAGCCCTGTACCCAATGTTATCACCAATCCGACCCGGTATTCGACCCATCTCTTTCCGTGTCGTTTACTGGCGTCTCATGCGGGTCGTCAGTATGCGATCGGGTCGAAAATTCGGGTTGTCATTCGGGTCGGTGTAAATATGAGGTCATGTATGGTGATGGATCATATACTAAAGGTACTATGGCCATTGAGACATTGACATTTGGACACACTATGGTTAAAGATGTTGCTATTGGTTGTGGACATAGTAATAGTGGCATGTTTACAGCTGCTGCTGGATTATTGGGCCTTGGTGGTGGGTCCATGTCACTCGTGGGCCAACTCGGCGGGCAAACGGGCGGTGCATTTAGTTATTGTTTAGTGAGTCGGGGCACCGACTCGACCGGGTCGCTCGAGTTCGGTCGAGGGGTGTTGCCGGTCGGTGCGGCGTGGGTGCCACTTATTCGAAATCCACTAACCCCGAGTTTTTACTACATAGGGTTATCAGGGCTCGGAGTCGGAGGCGCCCGAGTGCCGATATCGGAAGACGTGTTTAAGATCACCGAGCTCGGGGACGGTGGAGTCGTCATGGACACAGGGACGGCCGTGACGCGACTACCCTCAGAGGCGTACGTGGCGTTTCGGGAAGCGTTCGTAGCCGAAACCGCGTCGCTCCCTAGGGCACCGGCTGTCTCGATATTCGACACGTGTTATGACCTAGACGGGTTCGTGACGGTTCGAGTACCGACCGTTTCGTTCTTCCTTTCGGGTGGGCAAATCCTGACCCTGCCTGCTAGGAACTTTCTAATTCCAGTGAATGACAAGGGTACATTCTGTTTTGCATTTGCTCCATCACCATCAAAACTTTCTATTATAGGAAACATCCAACAAGAAGGCATCCAAATTTCATTTGATGGAGCAAATGGTTTTGTGGGATTTGGTCCCAATATTTGCTAg
- the LOC101245639 gene encoding probable protein arginine N-methyltransferase 6, whose protein sequence is MLQPTDGGYTNGYHHDGAVAGGISGGHRVRRGSRGRPRGRRGGGGSSDGDARVSLGQQHNEDEEEREKPAPPCTEFDTAYFNSYAHVGIHEEMIKDRVRTDTYRNAIFQHQHFIAGKVVVDVGCGTGILSIFCAQAGARRVYAVDASDIAVQANEIVKANNLCDKVIVLHGRVEDVEIDEEVDIIVSEWMGYMLLYESMLGSVITARDRWLKPGGLILPSHATLYMAPVTHPDRYSESVDFWRNVYGIDMSAIMPLAKQCAFEEPSVETITVENVLTWPQVVKHVDCYKVTTQELESITSRFRFESMMRSPFHGFAFWFDVEFTGPRVFPLDNGMRPSFVEPSNSNMMEDNQRKKRPNPNDALVLSTAPEDPPTHWQQTLVYFYEPLDVEQDQVIEGSLTLSQSKENARFMNIHLAYSSGGRSFVKESVMR, encoded by the exons atgttacAACCAACAGACGGCGGTTACACTAACGGGTACCACCACGACGGCGCCGTCGCCGGAGGAATCTCCGGCGGTCATAGAGTACGCAGAGGCAGCCGCGGCAGGCCACGTGGCCGTAGAGGTGGTGGTGGTAGTAGTGATGGTGATGCTAGGGTTTCTCTAGGGCAGCAGCAtaatgaagatgaagaggagaGGGAAAAGCCTGCACCTCCTTGTACGGAGTTCGATACGGCATATTTTAATTCGTATGCTCATGTTGGCATTCATGAAGAGATGATTAAG GATCGTGTGCGGACGGACACTTACAGGAATGCAATTTTTCAGCATCAACACTTTATTGCTGGAAAA GTTGTCGTTGATGTTGGATGTGGCACCGGGATCCTATCTATATTTTGTGCACAAGCGGGTGCAAGACGA GTGTATGCTGTTGATGCAAGTGATATAGCTGTCCAG GCGAATGAAATTGTGAAGGCAAACAACTTATGTGACAAAGTTATTGTTTTGCATGGGCGGGTCGAG GATgttgaaattgatgaagaagttGACATTATAGTTTCAGAATGGATGGGTTACATGCTGCTTTATGAG AGCATGCTGGGGAGTGTTATCACTGCTAGAGACCGCTGGCTGAAACCAGGAGGTCTTATTCTTCCATCACATGCAACG CTATACATGGCGCCTGTGACGCATCCAGACCGGTATAGTGAAAGTGTTGATTTCTGGCGTAACGTTTATGGAATAGACA TGTCTGCTATTATGCCGTTAGCGAAGCAGTGCGCATTTGAAGAGCCATCGGTGGAGACAATTACTGTTGAAAATGTTTTGACATGGCCACAAGTG GTGAAGCATGTGGACTGTTATAAAGTGACAACTCAGGAGCTAGAGTCCATCACATCCAGATTTAGATTTGAGTCAATGATGCGAT CACCCTTTCATGGTTTTGCTTTCTGGTTTGATGTGGAGTTTACTGGCCCTAGAGTATTTCCTTTGGATAATGGTATGCGGCCTTCATTTGTTGAGCCTTCAAACAGTAACATGATGGAAGACAATCAAAGAAAGAAGCGTCCCAATCCTAACGACGCCCTTGTCTTGTCAACTGCACCAGAGGATCCCCCAACACACTGGCAACAG ACATTGGTTTACTTCTATGAACCCTTAGACGTGGAGCAAGATCAGGTTATTGAAGGCTCTCTAACGTTGTCACAGAGCAAAGAAAATGCTCGATTCATGAACATACATCTTGCATATTC ATCTGGCGGACGTTCATTTGTCAAAGAGTCGGTGATGCGTTAA